Sequence from the Corallococcus soli genome:
CATGGACACCGCCGCCATCAGCGCCGTGGCGCCGCGCGGGCTCTTCGGCAGGCTCGCCACCTTCTCCAGGAGCGCCTTCACCGGGGCGGTGAGCGCCAGCAGGTAGCCGGTGAACATCACCAGGGCCATCTGCATGGAGAAGGTGAGCAGCTCCCAGAAGCCGCCGCCCCAGGCGTCCAGCACTCCGGCCGGCGGCGCCCCCACCCAGCCCACGGCCAGCGCCAGGGTGAGCAGGGTGAGGAGCACGGCGATGGCGAAGGCGCTGGGGACGAAGCGCGAGGAGAAGCGGCCCAGCCCTTCAGCGAGCCTGACGAGGGTTTCCACGAGACGGGACTCCAGGCGGGCAGGCGCCCCACGAACTTCGGAGCGACACCCCGGGTTTTACGGTATGAGCGGTCGCCATGTCCCCTACCGAGCAGCACCCTCCCGTCTTCGAGCGCATCGCGACAGGCGTGCCCGGGCTGGACCCCATCCTGGGCGGCGGGCTGATGGCGTCGGGCGTCTACATCGTCGTGGGGGAGCCCGGGGCGGGGAAGACCATCCTGGCCAACCAGCTCTGCTATCAGCAGGCGCGCCAGGGCACGCGCTGCCTGTACGTGACGCTGCTGGCGGAGTCGCATTCGCGCATGCTGGCGAACCTGCGCAGCATGGCGTTCTTCGACGCCGCGCAGCTCCCGCAGCGCATCTACTACGTCAGCGGCTTCCGCATGCTGGAGGAGCAGGGGCTGCCGGGCCTGCTGGAGCTGCTGCGCCGGGAGATGCGCAACCACGGCGCGGGCATCCTGGTGCTGGACGGGCTGGTGCAGGCGCAGGAGGCGGCGGGCAGCAGCCGCGACTTCAAGAAGTTCATCCACGAGCTCCAGGTGTCCGCGGGCCTCACGCGCTTCACCGCGCTGCTGCTCACGAGCAGCGTGGGCCCCACCGTGCATCCCGAGTACACGATGGTGGATGGCATCCTGGAGCTGCGCGAGCGCACGGCGGCCATGCGCTCCTGGCGCGAGCTGCAGGTGCGCAAGTTCCGCGGCAGCGCCAGCCTGAGCGGGTCGCACCACTTCCGCATCTCCGAGGAGGGCGTGGAGGTGTTCCCCCGGCTGGAGACGGTGGTCAGCCGCGAGCAGCCGCCGGACTGGGGCACGCAGCGGGTGCGCTTTGGCGTGCCCACGCTGGACGCCATGATTCCGGAGGGGCTGGCCGCCGCGTCCACCACGCTGGTGATGGGCCCGCCGGGCTGCGGCAAGACCATCCTGGGCGCGAGCCATCTGGCCGAAGGCCTGCGGCTGGGCGAGCCCGGCCTGATGGTGAGCTTCTACGAGGGCCCGGACCGGCTGCTGCACAAGGCCGCCAACGTGGGGCTGGCGCTGGGCAGCGCGGTGCGGGACGGCCGGCTGAAGCTCCAGTGGAACATGCCCGTCGAGTCCAACCTGGACCTGGTGGCGCACACGTTGCTGGAGGACGTGCGCAAGCGCGGCGTGAAGCGGCTCTTCGTGGACGGCCTGAGCGCCATGGTGGAGACGTCGCACGAGCCGGCGCGCATCAGCCCCTTCTTCGCCGCGCTCACGCAGGAGCTGCGCCGGCTGGGCGTCACCACCTTCTTCACGCTGGAGACGTCCCGGCTCTTCGGCCCGGAGATGGACGTGCCCCTGGGCACCGGCCTGTCCGGCG
This genomic interval carries:
- a CDS encoding ATPase domain-containing protein codes for the protein MSPTEQHPPVFERIATGVPGLDPILGGGLMASGVYIVVGEPGAGKTILANQLCYQQARQGTRCLYVTLLAESHSRMLANLRSMAFFDAAQLPQRIYYVSGFRMLEEQGLPGLLELLRREMRNHGAGILVLDGLVQAQEAAGSSRDFKKFIHELQVSAGLTRFTALLLTSSVGPTVHPEYTMVDGILELRERTAAMRSWRELQVRKFRGSASLSGSHHFRISEEGVEVFPRLETVVSREQPPDWGTQRVRFGVPTLDAMIPEGLAAASTTLVMGPPGCGKTILGASHLAEGLRLGEPGLMVSFYEGPDRLLHKAANVGLALGSAVRDGRLKLQWNMPVESNLDLVAHTLLEDVRKRGVKRLFVDGLSAMVETSHEPARISPFFAALTQELRRLGVTTFFTLETSRLFGPEMDVPLGTGLSGVAENLLFMRHLELNGRLRRLLSIFKLRDADYDPTLREFLITPQGIEVQPPFQPSPELLLTGIARFPGNHS